The following are from one region of the Planctomycetaceae bacterium genome:
- a CDS encoding ABC transporter substrate-binding protein has protein sequence MTLPSADELIQRFNDDKIFDWVVLGNDGVLVVQPLWPRPDTMQKRAEEIKTLEAANPQTQEERVARNNRREELRYLELELFNDRELYRLPAGQIAQVINFEDLMLHRTDRLLEEGDVRTAYELLRLVELAAPGWEKAIPRFESLLLREAELQKAKGNNYAALALLDELATRNINNPQLKEQFGTIVDLSVGEAVAADDFSQARHLISRLKNHFPDHEVATKWTDQLQQRSARLMTEAISLADQRRFRQAADSAREADRIWSPTGNMLAAYSTILARHQVIRVAVPRLANAGVISPVPLDAGLRDRELTEVSLLEPESAGELTYFQSDYFEKWEPADLGRQVVFSLRATRPYWQSQPILSANQIADTLSDLLNPELPSYSPRMASFVKEFSVRSPTELAVEFSRVPLNIEAMFRFPIVGIPEDERSNPAAKPRTLSSRFVLTEESESHRAYQRRIPEPDGLTIQQYHVAEIVEQRFDTRHEQIQAFRRGDVDVLPHLEPWEVDAFQASGKAFVQQYALPRNHVIVFNPLSKTTHSTQLRRSLSLSINRDSLLKNIILRDPEGKYGRVSGAAWHSQSYATSPLVAPPEYNIRLAFALKFAAEESLRIPDKLKFIAEAKARALQEKQDWDELEFRSVHGEEIKAVAAHIKLPKLKMLCVPEQTALQAAAKMVSVWSKIGIEVELIPADKPGETIADDGWDMMYRVVCLKEPVLDLWPLLTSDDTFDVNRLSAYPDWMRQELINLDYVTSFTDAQEKLFQIHRHIAAQAFLIPLWEVDDFIAFRRNVNGFETRPVTTYQDVERWAVKP, from the coding sequence ATGACGCTGCCGTCAGCCGACGAGCTGATTCAGCGGTTCAATGACGACAAGATCTTCGACTGGGTCGTGCTCGGCAACGATGGTGTGCTTGTTGTTCAGCCGCTGTGGCCGCGGCCGGATACGATGCAGAAGCGAGCCGAGGAAATCAAAACGCTTGAAGCGGCCAACCCGCAGACGCAGGAAGAACGTGTCGCACGCAACAATCGGCGGGAAGAACTGCGGTATCTGGAACTGGAACTGTTCAACGACAGGGAACTCTATCGGCTGCCTGCGGGGCAGATTGCTCAGGTCATTAACTTCGAAGACCTGATGCTGCACCGAACAGACCGGTTGCTTGAAGAAGGTGACGTTCGGACGGCTTACGAACTGCTGCGGCTTGTGGAACTGGCGGCTCCCGGCTGGGAAAAGGCGATTCCGCGATTCGAATCGCTCCTGCTGCGCGAAGCCGAGTTGCAGAAAGCGAAGGGGAACAATTACGCCGCGCTGGCACTGCTGGATGAACTCGCCACGCGAAACATCAACAATCCGCAGTTGAAAGAACAGTTCGGGACTATTGTGGATCTGTCGGTCGGCGAAGCTGTTGCAGCGGACGATTTCTCACAGGCACGCCACCTGATTTCCCGCCTGAAGAATCATTTTCCCGATCATGAAGTGGCCACGAAATGGACGGACCAGTTGCAGCAGCGATCCGCACGTCTGATGACTGAAGCCATCAGCCTGGCGGATCAGCGCAGGTTCAGGCAGGCCGCTGACAGCGCGCGCGAAGCGGATCGAATCTGGTCTCCCACCGGCAACATGCTGGCGGCCTATTCAACGATCCTCGCCCGACATCAGGTCATTCGCGTGGCAGTGCCACGGCTGGCGAATGCCGGCGTCATTTCCCCCGTTCCGCTGGACGCCGGGTTGCGCGATCGGGAGCTGACGGAAGTTTCGCTGCTGGAACCGGAATCCGCCGGAGAGTTGACGTATTTTCAGTCGGACTATTTTGAAAAATGGGAGCCCGCCGATCTGGGCCGCCAGGTTGTGTTTTCCCTGCGAGCGACGCGACCCTATTGGCAGTCTCAGCCGATTCTTTCCGCCAACCAGATCGCCGACACGCTCAGCGATCTGCTGAATCCGGAGTTGCCTTCGTACAGTCCCCGCATGGCGTCGTTTGTCAAAGAATTCTCCGTGCGGTCGCCCACGGAGCTGGCCGTGGAGTTTTCGCGCGTTCCGCTGAACATCGAGGCAATGTTTCGATTTCCGATCGTCGGGATTCCGGAGGACGAACGCAGCAATCCCGCTGCCAAACCCCGGACGCTGTCGTCGCGATTCGTGCTGACTGAAGAAAGCGAAAGCCACCGCGCGTACCAGCGCAGAATTCCCGAACCGGACGGCCTGACCATTCAGCAATACCACGTCGCGGAAATCGTGGAGCAGCGGTTTGATACCCGGCACGAACAGATTCAGGCGTTTCGACGCGGCGACGTTGACGTGCTGCCGCATCTGGAACCATGGGAAGTCGACGCGTTTCAGGCATCCGGTAAAGCCTTCGTGCAGCAATACGCTCTGCCGAGAAACCACGTAATCGTGTTCAACCCGCTGTCAAAGACGACGCACAGCACTCAGCTTCGGCGTTCGTTGTCGCTATCCATCAACCGTGACAGCCTGCTGAAGAACATCATCCTTCGAGATCCGGAAGGCAAGTACGGTCGTGTGTCGGGCGCCGCGTGGCATTCACAAAGTTACGCCACCAGTCCGCTGGTCGCGCCTCCCGAATACAACATCCGGCTGGCGTTTGCTCTGAAGTTCGCCGCGGAGGAATCGCTGCGGATTCCCGACAAGCTGAAATTCATCGCGGAGGCCAAAGCCAGGGCTCTGCAGGAAAAGCAGGATTGGGACGAACTGGAATTCCGCAGTGTCCATGGTGAGGAAATCAAAGCCGTTGCCGCACACATCAAACTGCCGAAACTGAAGATGCTGTGTGTGCCGGAACAGACAGCGCTGCAGGCCGCGGCGAAGATGGTTTCCGTCTGGTCAAAAATCGGTATCGAAGTCGAACTCATTCCAGCCGATAAACCCGGAGAAACGATCGCGGATGACGGCTGGGACATGATGTACCGTGTCGTTTGCCTGAAGGAGCCGGTACTGGATCTGTGGCCCCTGCTGACTTCGGATGACACGTTCGACGTCAACCGACTGTCTGCGTACCCCGACTGGATGCGGCAGGAATTGATCAACCTGGACTACGTCACCAGTTTTACGGATGCTCAGGAAAAGCTGTTTCAGATTCACCGGCACATCGCCGCGCAGGCATTTCTGATTCCGCTGTGGGAAGTCGACGACTTCATCGCGTTTCGACGAAATGTGAACGGGTTTGAGACGCGGCCGGTAACCACCTATCAGGACGTGGAACGATGGGCGGTGAAACCGTGA
- the proB gene encoding glutamate 5-kinase: MQNIVRQEVFQAAQTLIVKIGSNVLARDDDRLDRDRIQHLADQIDRLLATGRKVVLVSSGAVAAGVGILGLKRRPESLSELQAAAAVGQAHLIKAWDESLIRTGHHVGQILVTVNDFRNRRRYLNIRNTLRTLVGFGVVPVVNENDTVSIEEIALGDNDQLAAMIATLVPGPLLIILSGVDGLYDGPPSNPASTVIPLIKQPEDELLKLVANEQSSRGRGGMASKLKAILSATRTGESVLLAGGKRPHVLDEIREGLETGTLFLASGGIVPAWKKWIGYTAQPQGVLVLDDGACRAVCQQGRSLLAVGVREVRGDFDQGASVELVNVSGESIARGLANYSATEIRRIAGQKSANIGSVLGHVPYGEVIHRDNLVVTTPR; encoded by the coding sequence ATGCAGAACATCGTTCGTCAGGAAGTCTTTCAGGCCGCGCAGACGCTGATCGTGAAAATCGGGTCCAACGTCCTGGCGCGCGACGATGATCGGCTGGATCGGGACCGGATCCAGCATCTGGCGGATCAGATTGACCGGCTGCTGGCGACCGGTCGCAAGGTGGTGCTTGTGTCCAGCGGCGCCGTTGCGGCGGGAGTCGGTATTCTGGGACTCAAACGCCGACCGGAGTCACTTTCAGAACTGCAGGCCGCCGCTGCCGTCGGGCAGGCTCACCTGATTAAAGCCTGGGATGAAAGCCTGATCCGCACCGGTCACCATGTCGGGCAGATTCTGGTCACGGTGAATGACTTTCGGAATCGCCGCCGGTATCTGAATATCCGAAATACGCTGCGGACGCTGGTCGGATTCGGGGTTGTTCCGGTCGTCAACGAAAACGATACCGTCAGCATCGAAGAAATCGCGCTGGGCGACAACGATCAACTGGCGGCGATGATCGCCACTCTGGTGCCGGGCCCGCTGCTGATTATTCTGTCGGGAGTCGACGGGCTTTACGACGGCCCGCCATCGAATCCCGCCAGCACCGTCATTCCGCTGATCAAACAGCCGGAAGACGAATTGCTGAAGCTGGTTGCGAACGAACAAAGCAGTCGCGGTCGCGGCGGGATGGCGTCGAAACTCAAGGCCATCCTGAGCGCGACGCGAACCGGCGAAAGCGTATTGCTTGCCGGCGGCAAGCGTCCGCATGTTCTTGACGAAATTCGCGAAGGACTCGAAACCGGAACTCTGTTTCTGGCGTCCGGCGGCATTGTTCCGGCGTGGAAAAAGTGGATCGGCTATACGGCTCAGCCGCAGGGAGTTCTGGTCCTGGATGACGGCGCCTGCCGGGCCGTTTGTCAGCAGGGGCGGTCACTTCTGGCCGTCGGTGTCCGCGAAGTGCGCGGCGATTTCGATCAGGGAGCCTCCGTGGAACTGGTGAATGTCTCCGGCGAATCGATCGCGCGGGGACTGGCAAACTATTCCGCCACGGAGATTCGCAGGATCGCGGGACAGAAATCGGCGAATATCGGCAGCGTTCTCGGACACGTTCCCTATGGCGAAGTCATCCACCGCGACAATCTGGTTGTGACGACACCTCGCTGA
- the mscL gene encoding large conductance mechanosensitive channel protein MscL produces MLGEFKKFILKGNVVDLATGVIIGAAFAKIVDGFTKGIVQPLLNMMGGDPNVALSIGPFDVGVVINAIISFLITAAVIFFLIVKPANALMAMTKEKEAAAPPPAPTVDQVLLTEIRDLLAAK; encoded by the coding sequence ATGCTGGGCGAGTTTAAGAAGTTCATCCTCAAGGGCAACGTGGTTGACCTTGCGACAGGCGTCATCATCGGGGCCGCGTTTGCAAAGATCGTCGATGGCTTCACAAAGGGCATTGTTCAGCCTCTGCTGAACATGATGGGCGGCGATCCGAATGTGGCATTATCTATCGGTCCGTTCGATGTCGGCGTCGTCATCAACGCCATTATCAGTTTTCTGATCACGGCTGCGGTGATCTTTTTTCTGATCGTGAAGCCGGCAAACGCACTGATGGCCATGACGAAGGAAAAGGAAGCCGCCGCTCCGCCGCCGGCGCCAACTGTCGACCAGGTTTTGCTGACGGAAATTCGTGATCTGCTGGCAGCGAAGTGA
- a CDS encoding PQQ-binding-like beta-propeller repeat protein, with amino-acid sequence MSDENQIATAPSSPTATSHRRGLRWKPAFLILLLCAGGIISSSVLVADRTSLVINIYRCVGLTFVALLGWWCFASRASLRTKLLGLIGVLAVIGGVVSASVRRLEFTGDMVPRFHWRWEPSAEERTAEWLQQNAPAATVASASEDTQFQITADDWPRYCGFAGARLVSEPKPDFDWDSIPPQEVWRHPVGEAWSSFAIVGSRLFTQEQRGPQECVTCYDADTGVELWRHEDSARFDTAMGGIGPRATPTVADDALFALGATGILNCLNPVTGESIWQRNILDDASARMLDWAMSGSPLLFENLVLVDAGGQQDKAVIAYDRASGAIVWAAGKHIAGYAAPRIEQISGKAQLLIFHGEGLQGRDPHSGEELWNYPFVNMYHINVAQPIRFDNRIFLSNGYDGGCVLIDPTAIENGVPQEVWPMNRNLKLKFNEAVSRNGYIYGLDDGILSCLEASTGERIWKGGRYRYGQVLLWDNVLIVQAEAGYVAAVAAEPDGYREISRFAALSNRQDGLIVKAWNVPVVNRGRLYIRDAYEMACFDLR; translated from the coding sequence ATGTCCGACGAAAATCAAATTGCCACCGCCCCTTCGTCCCCAACCGCCACCAGTCACCGCCGCGGTTTAAGATGGAAGCCCGCGTTCCTGATTCTGCTGCTGTGCGCCGGCGGGATCATTTCTTCTTCTGTGCTGGTCGCCGATCGAACTTCTCTGGTGATCAACATCTACCGCTGCGTCGGCCTGACTTTCGTGGCGCTGCTGGGATGGTGGTGTTTTGCGTCGCGTGCGTCATTGCGGACGAAGCTACTGGGGTTGATCGGTGTCCTTGCGGTCATCGGCGGAGTCGTGTCTGCCAGCGTCAGAAGGCTGGAATTCACCGGCGATATGGTGCCGCGGTTTCACTGGCGGTGGGAACCGTCCGCTGAAGAACGGACGGCCGAATGGCTGCAGCAAAACGCTCCCGCAGCCACCGTTGCGTCGGCCAGTGAAGACACACAGTTTCAGATCACGGCGGACGACTGGCCCCGGTATTGCGGCTTCGCGGGCGCTCGATTGGTTTCGGAACCAAAACCGGACTTTGACTGGGATTCCATTCCGCCGCAGGAAGTGTGGCGGCATCCCGTCGGCGAAGCCTGGTCGTCGTTCGCGATTGTCGGATCACGGCTGTTTACTCAGGAACAGCGCGGGCCGCAGGAATGCGTCACGTGTTATGACGCGGACACCGGTGTGGAACTGTGGCGACACGAAGACAGCGCTCGATTTGACACGGCCATGGGCGGCATCGGTCCGCGGGCGACTCCGACGGTGGCTGATGACGCACTGTTCGCGCTCGGGGCTACGGGAATTCTGAACTGCCTGAATCCGGTGACCGGTGAGTCCATCTGGCAGCGAAACATTCTGGATGATGCCAGCGCGAGGATGCTCGACTGGGCGATGTCCGGGTCTCCGCTGCTGTTTGAGAATCTGGTACTCGTCGACGCCGGCGGTCAGCAGGACAAGGCCGTGATCGCGTACGATCGCGCCAGCGGTGCAATCGTCTGGGCCGCCGGAAAGCACATTGCCGGCTATGCCGCTCCGCGAATTGAACAGATTTCCGGAAAGGCACAACTGCTGATCTTCCACGGCGAAGGACTTCAGGGCCGCGATCCTCACTCGGGTGAGGAATTGTGGAACTATCCGTTCGTCAACATGTATCACATCAACGTCGCACAGCCGATCCGGTTTGACAACCGGATCTTCCTCAGCAACGGTTACGACGGCGGCTGTGTATTGATCGATCCGACGGCGATTGAGAACGGCGTGCCACAGGAAGTCTGGCCGATGAATCGAAACCTGAAGCTGAAGTTCAACGAAGCGGTTTCCCGGAACGGCTACATCTACGGGCTGGACGACGGAATCCTGTCCTGCCTTGAAGCCTCAACGGGCGAACGCATCTGGAAGGGCGGTCGATACCGATACGGACAGGTGTTGTTGTGGGACAATGTCCTGATTGTGCAGGCGGAAGCCGGCTACGTGGCTGCCGTGGCCGCCGAACCGGACGGCTATCGGGAAATCTCACGATTCGCGGCCCTGAGCAATCGTCAGGACGGCTTGATCGTCAAGGCGTGGAACGTGCCGGTGGTGAATCGCGGTCGCCTGTATATTCGCGACGCCTACGAAATGGCGTGCTTTGATCTGCGGTGA
- a CDS encoding GDSL-type esterase/lipase family protein → MSAFVLHIASGQVFFTGVALLLSGLWLTRRIQRRSGQRLSALLLFLGLVGVAISSTPFPLPFWIVGSLLVILASRQKFRVRRRWLMPATIGFWLLAAGYEATWQRTPHLPRDIAAKELPVVVLADSVTAGLGEGEAVTWPKQIQETSKLTVIDLSHVGETVASALRRARDAEIPDEAVVVLELGGNDILGSTPVDRFEEDLDALLTFISRPGRCVFLMELPLPPFCNKWGIVQRRLAKRHNVKLIPKHRFAAVFAGKTSTLDSIHLSQEGHDRMAAIVREVLLLHSNP, encoded by the coding sequence ATGAGCGCGTTTGTTCTTCATATTGCCAGCGGGCAGGTCTTCTTTACGGGAGTCGCGCTGCTGCTGTCCGGATTGTGGCTGACCCGTCGAATCCAGCGAAGATCAGGGCAGCGTCTGTCGGCACTTCTGCTTTTTCTCGGGCTGGTCGGCGTCGCGATTTCTTCCACGCCATTTCCATTGCCATTCTGGATCGTCGGTTCGCTGCTGGTGATCCTGGCATCGCGTCAGAAATTCCGCGTCAGGCGTCGGTGGCTGATGCCCGCGACAATTGGATTCTGGCTGCTCGCGGCCGGCTACGAGGCGACCTGGCAACGGACTCCGCACCTCCCGCGCGACATCGCTGCGAAAGAGTTGCCTGTGGTAGTGCTTGCCGATTCGGTAACCGCCGGACTCGGCGAAGGCGAAGCTGTGACATGGCCGAAACAGATTCAGGAAACCTCGAAGTTGACGGTGATCGATCTGTCACACGTTGGCGAAACTGTTGCCTCAGCGCTGCGGCGAGCCCGCGACGCCGAAATCCCTGACGAAGCCGTTGTGGTTCTGGAACTCGGAGGCAATGACATTCTGGGAAGCACGCCCGTCGACCGATTCGAAGAAGACCTTGATGCCCTGCTGACGTTCATTTCACGACCGGGACGCTGCGTCTTTCTGATGGAATTGCCGCTGCCACCGTTCTGCAACAAATGGGGAATCGTCCAGCGACGGCTGGCGAAACGGCACAACGTGAAGTTGATCCCGAAGCACCGCTTCGCTGCCGTCTTCGCCGGAAAGACCTCCACGCTGGATTCCATCCATCTGTCACAGGAAGGGCACGACCGGATGGCGGCGATTGTGCGGGAGGTGCTTCTGCTGCATAGCAATCCGTAG
- a CDS encoding 2-oxoacid:ferredoxin oxidoreductase subunit beta — translation MSTLLPQLSARDFASDQEVRWCPRCGDYSILAQMKKVLPELGIPREKFCFVSGIGCSSRFPYYMNTYGFHSIHGRAPAVAAGVKLANPEMNVWVITGDGDALSIGGNHLMHAIRRNIDLNIILFNNQIYGLTKGQYSPTSPLGSKTKSTPFGSVDNPLNPLSVAIGCEGTFVARSVDVDIKHLTEVLHRAALHKGTSFVEVYQDCNVFNSGAFLYASKKGEKEDNVVYLEHGKPLIFGRNREKGIRLNAHGKAEVVELSSGISEDDLLFHDEKAEDPSLAFLLAQMRRPYFPEPLGVLRNVSRPIYDEQVRDQVAAAREKNGDGDLEKLFNSGDTWVVK, via the coding sequence ATGTCCACTCTGCTGCCTCAGCTTTCCGCCAGGGACTTTGCGAGCGACCAGGAAGTACGCTGGTGCCCGCGATGCGGCGACTATTCCATCCTGGCGCAAATGAAGAAGGTGCTGCCGGAACTCGGCATCCCGCGGGAAAAATTCTGCTTTGTCTCCGGAATCGGGTGTTCCAGCCGGTTTCCGTACTACATGAATACTTACGGATTCCACAGCATTCACGGTCGCGCGCCGGCAGTTGCCGCAGGCGTGAAACTGGCGAATCCGGAGATGAACGTCTGGGTTATCACCGGCGACGGCGACGCATTATCGATCGGCGGCAACCACCTGATGCACGCAATTCGCCGCAACATCGATCTGAACATCATCCTGTTCAACAATCAGATCTATGGCCTGACCAAGGGCCAGTACTCACCCACCAGCCCGCTTGGATCAAAAACCAAGAGTACTCCGTTTGGCTCCGTCGACAATCCGCTGAACCCGCTGTCTGTCGCCATCGGCTGCGAAGGCACGTTTGTCGCCCGATCCGTTGACGTCGATATCAAACATTTGACAGAAGTCCTGCATCGTGCCGCCCTGCATAAGGGCACGTCATTCGTGGAAGTCTACCAGGACTGCAACGTGTTCAATTCCGGCGCGTTTCTGTACGCGTCGAAGAAGGGCGAAAAGGAAGACAATGTCGTCTACCTCGAACACGGCAAGCCTTTGATCTTCGGCAGGAACCGGGAGAAGGGAATTCGACTGAACGCTCACGGCAAAGCCGAAGTCGTCGAACTCAGCAGCGGCATCTCCGAGGACGACCTGCTGTTCCACGATGAAAAAGCGGAAGACCCCAGTCTGGCGTTCCTGCTGGCTCAGATGCGGCGCCCCTATTTCCCGGAACCGTTGGGCGTCCTTCGCAACGTGTCACGCCCGATCTACGACGAACAGGTCCGCGATCAGGTCGCCGCCGCCCGCGAAAAGAACGGTGACGGTGATCTGGAAAAACTGTTCAACAGCGGCGACACCTGGGTCGTGAAATAA
- a CDS encoding 2-oxoacid:acceptor oxidoreductase subunit alpha, whose product MSAVDTPAPPQGRRHESVDTVVIRFCGDSGDGMQLAGTQFTNVSAVFGNDVSTLPDFPAEIRAPVGTIAGVSGFQICFSSHDIFTPGDEVDTLVAMNPAALKANIADLKRGGTLILNEDAFEKSNLHKAGYDKNPLNDPDQLAAYRVHKVPMTRLTRDSVEGLGLSQREADRCKNFFALGLVYWLYDRDPKPTEDWVKKKFSKLPNVAEANLRALKGGSNYGYSTEQFTVHYEVPPAKLAPGKYRKITGNEALAMGMATAARLSNLDLVFSGYPITPASDILHELSRLKHFGATTFQAEDEIAAMAATCGAAFGGALAVTASSGPGICLKGEAMGLGMITELPMVVINVQRGGPSTGLPTKTEQSDLLLVMFGRNGESPLPIIAAQTPGDCFWAIQEALRLAVEFMTPVILLSDGYIANGAEPWKVPAVSDISPIIANLATEPNRGDEFMPYLRDSRLVRPWAAPGTPELEHRVGGLEKADTTGNVEYSPQNHQHMSDTRARKVANMAQFIPEQEVDGPDSGDLLVLSWGGTYGTVRTAVRECQKKGLSVAHAHLRYMNPFPRNLEKIIRSYKKVLIPELNLGQLSILIRSRFLVDAIGLNKIQGKPFKIGEVVTKIQEVLG is encoded by the coding sequence ATGTCCGCCGTTGATACTCCCGCACCGCCGCAAGGCCGCCGTCACGAATCTGTGGATACTGTGGTGATTCGGTTTTGCGGCGACAGCGGTGACGGAATGCAGTTGGCAGGAACTCAATTCACCAACGTTTCCGCGGTGTTCGGCAACGACGTCAGCACTCTTCCTGACTTCCCCGCCGAAATTCGGGCTCCCGTCGGAACGATTGCCGGAGTCAGCGGGTTTCAGATCTGCTTTTCCAGCCACGACATCTTCACGCCGGGCGACGAAGTCGACACGCTGGTCGCCATGAATCCGGCGGCCCTGAAGGCGAATATCGCTGACCTGAAACGCGGGGGCACGCTGATTCTGAACGAAGACGCGTTTGAAAAGTCCAACCTGCACAAGGCGGGCTACGATAAGAATCCGCTCAATGACCCCGATCAGCTGGCCGCGTATCGGGTTCACAAGGTTCCCATGACCCGCCTGACCCGCGATTCCGTTGAAGGACTCGGACTGTCCCAGCGGGAGGCCGATCGGTGCAAGAATTTCTTCGCTCTGGGACTGGTCTACTGGCTGTACGACCGGGATCCGAAGCCAACAGAAGACTGGGTCAAAAAGAAATTTTCCAAACTGCCAAACGTTGCCGAAGCCAACCTGCGTGCGCTGAAGGGCGGGTCGAACTACGGGTATTCCACAGAACAGTTCACCGTTCACTACGAGGTTCCTCCGGCAAAGCTGGCACCCGGCAAGTATCGCAAGATTACCGGTAACGAAGCCCTGGCAATGGGGATGGCAACGGCCGCCAGACTGTCCAATCTGGACCTGGTGTTTTCCGGATACCCGATTACTCCCGCCAGCGACATTCTTCATGAACTGTCACGACTGAAGCACTTTGGAGCCACAACGTTTCAGGCGGAAGATGAAATCGCCGCGATGGCCGCCACGTGCGGCGCCGCGTTTGGCGGCGCCCTGGCAGTGACCGCCAGCAGCGGTCCCGGAATCTGCCTGAAGGGCGAAGCCATGGGGCTCGGAATGATCACCGAACTGCCGATGGTCGTCATCAACGTGCAGCGCGGCGGACCCAGTACCGGTCTGCCAACCAAGACAGAACAATCCGACCTGCTGCTGGTCATGTTTGGCCGCAACGGAGAATCGCCGCTGCCGATCATTGCCGCGCAGACTCCGGGAGACTGCTTCTGGGCCATCCAGGAAGCCCTGCGTCTGGCCGTTGAGTTCATGACTCCGGTAATCCTGCTTTCCGACGGCTACATCGCAAACGGTGCCGAGCCATGGAAGGTACCTGCCGTCAGCGACATCAGTCCCATCATCGCCAATCTCGCAACGGAACCGAACCGAGGTGATGAATTCATGCCGTACCTGCGAGATTCACGGCTGGTACGGCCATGGGCGGCGCCCGGAACTCCGGAACTGGAACACCGCGTCGGCGGTCTGGAAAAAGCGGACACCACCGGCAACGTGGAATACAGTCCCCAGAACCATCAGCACATGTCCGACACTCGCGCCCGCAAGGTCGCCAACATGGCACAGTTCATTCCCGAACAGGAAGTGGATGGCCCGGACAGCGGCGACCTGCTCGTCCTGAGCTGGGGCGGGACGTACGGAACGGTCCGAACAGCCGTCCGTGAATGTCAGAAGAAAGGGCTGTCCGTGGCCCACGCTCATTTGCGGTACATGAATCCCTTCCCGAGAAATCTGGAGAAGATCATCCGCAGCTATAAAAAAGTCCTGATTCCCGAGCTGAATCTGGGACAGTTGTCGATACTCATTCGTAGCCGGTTTCTGGTGGACGCGATCGGTCTGAACAAGATTCAGGGAAAACCGTTCAAAATCGGCGAAGTCGTGACGAAAATCCAGGAGGTGCTGGGCTGA
- a CDS encoding PQQ-binding-like beta-propeller repeat protein, with protein MSAIRFVTAMTVMSALPSVPTVDAADWAQWRGPNHNNIADAGQDVPVEWSDTKNVLWRSDVAGRGHSSPTVVGDLIVLTSADEQAQQQAVIGFDRATGKQRWLTVVSQGGFPSIHGKNTHASSTVASDGRLFFATFFHHNKVEAVAVDHDGQIVWKQDVGGFAPRQYEYGYAASPTAYGDTVIIAGDCDTIAWVKALDTKSGRLRWQQERPRMLNWSSPIVADMDGREQLFLGGCEMLASYDPKTGTPLWSTPCLTIATAGTVTFEDGVVFASGGYPKAETVAVQADGSGRIIWKNNIKCYEQSMVVRDGYLYAFNDEGVTYCWNAKTGDEMWRTRLRGPVSASPVLVGDTIYASNEGGTTFVFKANPQKYEAVARNQLGSESFATPTVVDSVIYLRHATGNGARRRETLYAIGNK; from the coding sequence ATGTCAGCCATTCGATTCGTAACTGCCATGACGGTGATGTCGGCCCTGCCGTCGGTTCCGACAGTTGACGCCGCCGACTGGGCTCAATGGCGGGGGCCGAACCACAACAACATTGCCGATGCCGGACAGGATGTTCCCGTCGAATGGAGCGACACAAAGAACGTACTGTGGCGATCCGACGTCGCCGGCCGCGGGCATTCCTCACCCACCGTCGTCGGCGATCTGATCGTGCTGACAAGTGCTGATGAACAGGCGCAGCAGCAGGCGGTCATCGGGTTTGATCGGGCAACGGGAAAGCAGCGGTGGCTGACCGTCGTCAGCCAGGGAGGTTTTCCGTCGATCCACGGCAAGAACACTCACGCGTCGTCAACCGTGGCCAGTGACGGCCGCCTGTTCTTCGCAACCTTCTTTCATCACAACAAGGTGGAAGCCGTTGCCGTGGATCATGACGGGCAGATCGTCTGGAAGCAGGATGTCGGCGGCTTTGCTCCCCGGCAGTATGAGTACGGATATGCGGCTTCTCCGACGGCGTATGGCGATACGGTAATCATCGCCGGCGACTGCGACACGATCGCCTGGGTCAAGGCTCTCGACACGAAGTCCGGCAGGCTGCGATGGCAGCAGGAACGTCCGCGGATGCTTAACTGGTCATCGCCGATTGTCGCTGACATGGACGGCCGGGAGCAACTGTTCCTCGGTGGCTGCGAAATGCTGGCGTCGTATGATCCGAAAACGGGGACGCCGTTGTGGAGTACTCCGTGCCTGACAATCGCGACCGCCGGGACGGTTACGTTCGAAGACGGTGTCGTGTTCGCCAGTGGTGGCTATCCGAAGGCGGAAACAGTGGCTGTGCAGGCCGATGGTTCCGGCCGGATCATCTGGAAGAACAACATCAAGTGTTATGAACAATCGATGGTGGTCCGTGACGGCTATCTGTACGCGTTCAACGACGAAGGCGTGACGTATTGCTGGAACGCGAAAACCGGCGACGAAATGTGGCGAACTCGCCTGCGCGGCCCCGTCTCCGCGTCTCCTGTGCTGGTTGGCGACACGATCTACGCGTCCAATGAAGGCGGCACGACATTCGTCTTCAAAGCGAATCCTCAGAAGTACGAAGCGGTCGCCCGAAACCAGCTTGGCAGCGAGTCCTTTGCGACGCCGACGGTAGTGGACAGCGTCATCTATCTGCGTCATGCCACCGGCAACGGCGCTCGGCGCAGGGAAACTCTGTACGCGATCGGAAACAAGTAG